Within Micromonospora parathelypteridis, the genomic segment ATCACCCGGCCCTCCGGGATCCGCTCGACCAGGTCGAGCACCGCCTCGACGTACTCGTCAGGAGTCACAATCCGCCACCATATGGGAACGCCGACGGGCGGTGCGGCCGTGACCACGCAGAATGGTCGGGTGCGCGACGCAGTCACGACGGCCCGGCGGGTCGTCGTCAAGATCGGATCCTCCTCGTTGACCACCGCCAGCGGCGGGCTGGCCGACGAGCGCGTCGACGCGTTGGTCGACACCCTCGGCCGGCTCACCGCCGAAGGGCGCGAGGTGGTGCTGGTGTCCTCCGGCGCGATCGCCGCCGGTCTCGCCCCGCTCGGGCTGCCCCGACGCCCGCGCGACCTGGCCACCCAGCAGGCCGCCGCCAGCGTCGGGCAGGGGCTGCTGATCGGCCGGTACGCGGCCAGCTTCGCCCGGCACGGCCGCACCGTCGGGCAGGTGCTGCTCACCGTCGACGACGTGACCCGGCGGGCGCACTACCGCAACGCGTACCGGACGCTGCGCAAACTGCTCGACCTGCGGGCGGTGCCGATCGTCAACGAGAACGACACGGTTGCCACCCAGGAGATCCGGTTCGGCGACAACGATCGGCTGGCCGCCCTGGTGGCGGCGCTGGTGCACGCCGACCTGCTGGTCCTCCTCTCCGACGTGGACGCCCTCTGGACCGGCGACCCCACCAAACCGCACTCGACCCGGATCACGGAGGTCCGCGACGACGCGGACCTCGCCGGGATCACCATCGGCGGGGCCGGCCGCTCCGGCGTCGGCACCGGCGGCATGGTGACCAAGGTCGAGGCCGCCCGGATCGCCACCGGCTTCGGCATCCCGGTGGTGCTCACCGCCGCCAACCTGGCCGCGCCGGCCCTGGCCGGCGAACCGGTCGGCACGCTGTTCCATCCGCAGCGGCAACGCCCGACCGCCCGGCTGTTCTGGCTGGCCCACGCCACCTCGCCCCGGGGGCGGCTGCACCTCGACCCGGGCGCGGTGGCCGCCGTCGTCGGGCGGCGCAAGTCGCTGCTGCCCGCCGGCATCACCGCCGTGGACGGCACGTTCACCGCCGGCGACCCGGTGGACCTGGTGGACACCGCCGGCGCATCGGTCGCCCGAGGGCTGGTCAACTACGACGCGGTGGAGCTGCCGGGGCTGCTCGGCCGCTCCACGTCCGAACTCGCCGCGGCACTGGGCCCGGCGTACGAACGAGAGGTCGTCCACCGCGACGACCTCGTCCTGCTGTGAACATGGGCATCATTTCCCCACCTGAGGAGTGCTGGCATGAGCGTCGTCGAGCAGGCGCGACGGGCACGGGACGCCGCCGCTGAGTTGGCCGTGGCCACCCGTACCGTCAAGGACGCCGCGCTGGTGGCGATGGCTGACGCCCTGGTGGCGCGTACCCCGGAGGTCCTGGCCGCGAACGAGACGGACCTGGCGGCCGGGCGGGAGGCCGGGCTGAGCGCGGCCGTGCTGGACCGGCTCGCCCTCGACGCGGGCCGGGTGGCCGCCATCGCCGACGCGCTGCGCGAGATGGCCGCACTGCCCGACCCGGTCGGCGAGGTGGTTCGCGGCTCGACCCTGCCCAACGGGCTGGAGCTGCGCCAGATCCGGGTGCCGTTCGGGGTGGTGGGCATCATCTACGAGGCGCGGCCGAACGTGACAGTGGACGCCGCCGGGATCTGCCTGAAGTCCGGCAACGCGGCGCTGCTGCGCGGGTCGTCCTCGGCCGCGCACTCCAACGCGGCGCTGGTCGCGGTGCTGCGCGACGCGGTCGCCGGGGCCGGGCTGCCGGCCGACGCGGTGCAACTCCTCGACGCCAGCTCCCGCGACTCGGTCAAGGAGCTGATGCGCGCCCGAGGGCTGGTCGACGTGCTCATCCCGCGCGGTGGCGCGTCCCTGATCCGCACCGTGGTCGAGGAGTCGACCGTGCCGGTGATCGAGACCGGGGTGGGCAACTGCCACGTCTACGTGGATGCCGCCGCGGACGTGGCGAAAGCCGTCGCGGTGACGCTGAACGCCAAGACGCAACGCCTGTCCACCTGCAACACCGCGGAGTCCTTGCTGGTGCACGCGGGCGTCGCCGACACGTTCCTGCCGCCGATGCTGGCCGCCTTCGCCGAGGCCGGGGTGACCGTGCACGGCTCGCCCGAGGTGGCGGCATACTCCGCCGCCGTGGTTCCGGCCACCGAGGAGGACTTCGCCACCGAATACCTGTCCGCCGACATCTCGGTCGCGGTGGTCGATTCGCTGGACGCGGCGGTCGCGCACATCCGCCGTTTCGGCACCGGGCACACCGAGGCGATCCTCACCGACTCGGCGAGCGCGGCCCGCGACTTCGTCGCCCGGGTGGACGCGGCTGCGGTGATGGTGAACGCCTCGACACGCTTCACCGACGGCGGCGAGTTCGGGTTCGGCGCTGAAATCGGCATCTCGACCCAGAAACTGCACGCCCGCGGCCCGATGGGCCTGCCCGAGCTGACCTCGACCAAGTACGTGGTCACCGGGGACGGGCACCTGCGGGGCTGACCGTCCTCCGTGGACGGGGTCCCGCCGGGGTGTGCCGGGTCGCTAGTCTGAGGTTGGTTCGGTACGGCTAGTCCGGGGAGGCAGCATGCTGGGTGAGAAGGCCCTGGAAGAGCAACTGGCGCAGGCGCGGGCCGCGTTGCGGGATGTCAGCCGCACCGTCACGCCCCCGGAACGGGTCGAGTCGGTGGGCGAGGCGGCCGGCGGGCGGCTCCGGGTCACCGTCGGCAGCGACGGGCGGGTCAGCGCGGTCGACCTCGATCCCCGGCTGCTCCGCGAGGGCTCGGAACAGCTCGCCGAGGAGTTCCGCCGGGCGGTGAACGCCGCCCTCGACGGACAGGACGAGGCCGGGGCCGGGACGGAGCCGATGCCCGACCTGGCCGCGATGACCGCCACCGTGGAGCGGCTCCAGGACCAGGGCCTGCGGCAGATGCGGGAGATCACCCTCGCGGTCGGCGAGACCATGCGGAAACTGCATGGGAGGAGCTGACGATGAACCCACTCGACGTCGACGTCGACTCGGTGCGCCGCGGCGCGGAGGAGCTGGCCCAGGCGAAGGAGCAGGTCGGGCAGGCCTTCGACGCGTTCCAGGCGGCGGTGGGCAGCTACGCGGACGCCTTCGGCGGCGACGACATCGGGATGCTGCTCGGCGTCGCCCACCAGGCCTGTGTGGACGGGCTGACCGAGTGCCTCAGCACCAACCTCACCGAGCTGGAGAACTACGCCGCTGGCCTGCACTCGATGGCGGAGGGATACCGGGCCGTCGAGGAGGGCGTCACCGACATCTTCCAATCAATTCTCGGCAAGCTCGGCGGCTGATCCCGCCGCACGGGGAAAGGAGTCGCCGTGGGCCTGACGCTCCCGGGTGAGCTCGTGTCGTTCCTCTCGATGATCGGTTACGACTGGCCGGAGTCGGACGAGACCGCACTGTTCCAGCTTGCCGGCGAGTGGACCGGCATGGCCGACCGGATCAACGGTTCGGTCGCCCAGTTGGAGTCGGCCGCGCGGACGGTGCTGGACACCAACCGGGGCGAGAGTTTCGCCGCCTTCGCCGAAGAGTGGAACGACGGGGAGTCGGCCCCGCGCAACATCGCCGACGCCACCGACCCGACGAACATCATCGCCATCGGGTTGATGGCCGGGGCGGGCATCGTGCTGGCGTTGAAGATCCAGGTGATCGTGCAGCTCATTCTGCTGGCGATCCAGATCGCGCAGGCGATCGCGACAGCGGTGGTCACCCTGGGGGCGTCGCTGCTGGAGATCCCGATCTTCAAGATGATCACCGGATTGATCGTCGATCAGTTGATCGGCATGGCGGTGGACGCGGTGCTCAATGGCGGGTAAGAAGCGCGACGCCCCTACGCGGCAGGCCAAGGCGAAGGGCGCGCGAATCGTCTCGGCGTTCCTGGACAACGACGAGGTCTTCCGGACCGCCAAGACCACCGGTGCCAAGGTCACCGAGCCCGCGGTACTGCGTCTGAAATACCGACCGGACTTCGACAAGAGAGACTTCGACCGCAAGGCGAGGGATCTGGTCCGGCTCGGTCAGGAGGGCAAGCTGTCCAAGGCGAAGTCGGACCGGGATAGCAACAGCGTCTACGACCGCAACAACAAGACGATGCGCGACCGTTCGAGCGTGTACCGCGAGCGGATGATCCGGCGGCTGACCAAGAACGGGAAGCTGACAAAGGACCACGGCACCCGGGAGACCAACAAGTACCTGGCCAACAAGTCCCTGGTGGATCGCCTCTACTACCCCAAGCGGAAACAGCCCACCGCCGTCGGCCAGGGCGTCGACGCGGACCACATCCAGGAGCTGCAGCTGGATGGGGAGGATGCATACGATAACCTCAGGCTGATGGACGCCTGGACCAACCGCCAGATCGGCAGCGACATCTCCGTCGCGCTGCGGAACGTCCCCGAGGGCCACCCGATCATCGTGAAGTGGATCGACGAGTGAGCAGCCCCGACGCCACCGGCGTGCTGGCCGAAATCCGGGACAAGCTGGCGCTGCTCACGCGCCTGGAGGCCGAGCACGGCTTCGGCGTCGTCATCGAGGACCTGGCTCCGCTGGAGCCCCTCCCCGACCTGCCCGGCGTGGCGGAGGCTTACAGCCTCCTCGGCCGGGTGGAGGGCGACAACTTCCGGTTCAAGCCCCCCGAGGAGATCACCAGCCCGGCGGCCTGGAGCGCCTACACCGTCGACCCGGACGATCCGATGGGCAGCCCGTTGCCCATCGGCCACGAGATCTGGAGCATTCCGAAAGGCCTACGCAGCGAGATCCCGGGCGGTGCCGCGATCTTCCTGGACATCGAGGACCTCGAGGTCTACTGGATGGAGCCGGGCGCGTACATGTTCCAGTACGAGCACCCGGACGACGACGTCGAATACACGGTCCTCGCCCCCGACCTCGCCACGTTCTTCAACGAGCGGGTGCTCGGTCCGGGCTACCCCGACCTGGTCGCGACAGTCCTCGGCCCCGGAGTCCGCGATCGGCGGCTCCGCAAGGGCCGACATGCCGGAGAGTACGCCGACAACTGGCACCGTCTGCTGATCACCGCCGGCCTGTCGTCCTGACCGAGCCGACTCCTGTGACCACGAAGGATCGTCATGGCCGCTGATCCCCGGTTCCGTGTCCTCTGGCACGAGGACGAGCTCATCCCGTACCCGCGTGAGGCGTGGCTGGACGGGGGCTTCAGCCCCGACCTGCTCCCCGCCGGCGACGAGATCCCGCTCGACGTGGCGGTCGTCTACACCGCCTACCTCGAAGACGACGTCGAGCTGTTCGACACCATGCAGCTGACCACCGAGGACGGCTCGCTGGACATCCGGCTGATCGTGGTGGGCGCGGTCGCCGACAACCCCAACCTGCTCTACGTGCTGGACCCGCGCACCGGCGAGATCCTCCAGTTCGACATGAACCAGAAGGACGTCCAGGGCGTCAACAGCAACTTCCGCACGTTCGTCGAGTTCCTCTACCAGTTCGCCCTCTTCGTCGAGGCCGACGAGGGCAAGGCGGGCCGGGCGGAGCGGGCCGAGACGCTGCGGACGGTGCTGGAGAGCATCGACCCGCCCGCGTTCGCCCCGAACGGCTGGTGGCCGCTGGTGATCAGCCAGTTGCAGTGACCGTCCGGCAGGCCCGGATCGCCCGCAGCGTGGTGTGCACGTCGAACTGGTGACCGTCGTCGCTGTCCCAGCCGCCGTCGCTGCGCTGCGTCCTGGTGAGCCGCTCGCGGGCCGCGACCAGCAACCAGTGCTCCTCGCCCACGTCGACCCGGCGCAGCGTCCCGG encodes:
- a CDS encoding glutamate-5-semialdehyde dehydrogenase; its protein translation is MSVVEQARRARDAAAELAVATRTVKDAALVAMADALVARTPEVLAANETDLAAGREAGLSAAVLDRLALDAGRVAAIADALREMAALPDPVGEVVRGSTLPNGLELRQIRVPFGVVGIIYEARPNVTVDAAGICLKSGNAALLRGSSSAAHSNAALVAVLRDAVAGAGLPADAVQLLDASSRDSVKELMRARGLVDVLIPRGGASLIRTVVEESTVPVIETGVGNCHVYVDAAADVAKAVAVTLNAKTQRLSTCNTAESLLVHAGVADTFLPPMLAAFAEAGVTVHGSPEVAAYSAAVVPATEEDFATEYLSADISVAVVDSLDAAVAHIRRFGTGHTEAILTDSASAARDFVARVDAAAVMVNASTRFTDGGEFGFGAEIGISTQKLHARGPMGLPELTSTKYVVTGDGHLRG
- a CDS encoding WXG100-like domain-containing protein, with protein sequence MGLTLPGELVSFLSMIGYDWPESDETALFQLAGEWTGMADRINGSVAQLESAARTVLDTNRGESFAAFAEEWNDGESAPRNIADATDPTNIIAIGLMAGAGIVLALKIQVIVQLILLAIQIAQAIATAVVTLGASLLEIPIFKMITGLIVDQLIGMAVDAVLNGG
- a CDS encoding SUKH-4 family immunity protein, which encodes MAADPRFRVLWHEDELIPYPREAWLDGGFSPDLLPAGDEIPLDVAVVYTAYLEDDVELFDTMQLTTEDGSLDIRLIVVGAVADNPNLLYVLDPRTGEILQFDMNQKDVQGVNSNFRTFVEFLYQFALFVEADEGKAGRAERAETLRTVLESIDPPAFAPNGWWPLVISQLQ
- a CDS encoding YbaB/EbfC family nucleoid-associated protein — protein: MLGEKALEEQLAQARAALRDVSRTVTPPERVESVGEAAGGRLRVTVGSDGRVSAVDLDPRLLREGSEQLAEEFRRAVNAALDGQDEAGAGTEPMPDLAAMTATVERLQDQGLRQMREITLAVGETMRKLHGRS
- the proB gene encoding glutamate 5-kinase, giving the protein MRDAVTTARRVVVKIGSSSLTTASGGLADERVDALVDTLGRLTAEGREVVLVSSGAIAAGLAPLGLPRRPRDLATQQAAASVGQGLLIGRYAASFARHGRTVGQVLLTVDDVTRRAHYRNAYRTLRKLLDLRAVPIVNENDTVATQEIRFGDNDRLAALVAALVHADLLVLLSDVDALWTGDPTKPHSTRITEVRDDADLAGITIGGAGRSGVGTGGMVTKVEAARIATGFGIPVVLTAANLAAPALAGEPVGTLFHPQRQRPTARLFWLAHATSPRGRLHLDPGAVAAVVGRRKSLLPAGITAVDGTFTAGDPVDLVDTAGASVARGLVNYDAVELPGLLGRSTSELAAALGPAYEREVVHRDDLVLL